The Iamia majanohamensis genome window below encodes:
- a CDS encoding substrate-binding domain-containing protein gives MVVAVAWIAACGNDNSDAYADLTDARVDTSVEGRVTVTGSSTVEPVSTFAAQALRGQTGAIDISVEGPGTGDGLEKLCGGDADIAGASRPITDEELSACAEAGIDLIELPVGLDGVAVVVEGSDPPSCLSFADLYALVGPEAVGVGRWSEATEVARQLGSDTVLPDRRLVVAGPGEESGTFDSLVEQVIEPVAERRVADGEVDPDEAGTIRSDYASSANDNTIIEAVGSDDGGLGWVGFAFAAESPDVASVPIAVSPDGPCVAPSEETIRDGSYPIARTLFLYVDAARAAEDPAVAAYVDFYLAGLDDFVDLAGYVELEDPQATRELWAARETIGPA, from the coding sequence ATGGTCGTCGCCGTCGCCTGGATCGCCGCCTGCGGCAACGACAACTCCGACGCCTACGCCGACCTGACCGACGCCCGCGTCGACACCAGCGTCGAGGGCAGGGTCACCGTCACCGGCTCGTCGACGGTGGAGCCCGTCTCGACCTTCGCGGCCCAGGCCCTCCGGGGCCAGACCGGCGCCATCGACATCTCGGTCGAGGGCCCGGGCACCGGCGACGGCCTGGAGAAGCTCTGCGGTGGGGATGCCGACATCGCCGGGGCGTCCCGCCCCATCACCGACGAGGAGCTCTCGGCGTGCGCCGAGGCGGGGATCGACCTCATCGAGCTCCCGGTGGGCCTCGACGGCGTCGCCGTCGTCGTCGAGGGATCCGACCCGCCGAGCTGCCTCTCCTTCGCCGACCTCTACGCCCTCGTGGGACCGGAGGCCGTCGGTGTGGGGCGCTGGTCCGAGGCGACCGAGGTGGCGCGCCAGCTCGGGTCCGACACGGTCCTCCCCGACCGTCGCCTGGTCGTGGCCGGCCCGGGGGAGGAGTCGGGGACCTTCGACAGCCTGGTCGAGCAGGTCATCGAGCCGGTGGCCGAGCGCCGCGTGGCCGACGGCGAGGTCGACCCCGACGAGGCCGGCACGATCCGCTCGGACTACGCCTCCAGCGCCAACGACAACACCATCATCGAGGCCGTGGGCAGCGACGACGGCGGGCTGGGTTGGGTCGGCTTCGCCTTCGCCGCCGAGTCCCCGGACGTGGCGAGCGTGCCGATCGCCGTCAGCCCCGACGGGCCCTGCGTCGCGCCCTCCGAGGAGACGATCCGCGACGGGTCCTACCCCATCGCCCGCACGCTCTTCCTCTACGTCGACGCGGCCCGCGCCGCCGAGGATCCCGCCGTGGCCGCCTACGTCGACTTCTACCTGGCCGGCCTGGACGACTTCGTCGACCTGGCCGGGTACGTGGAGCTGGAGGACCCGCAGGCGACGCGGGAGCTGTGGGCGGCCCGGGAGACGATCGGACCGGCCTGA
- a CDS encoding PstS family phosphate ABC transporter substrate-binding protein yields the protein MHHRVRKAGVAVAAAALLLSAAACGNDNTDEAGGDTDAQADTEVSGSVAVSGSSTVEPISTAVAEAFRGQNSEVDITVEGPGTGDGFEQFCGGETDISDASRPIAEDEIAACEEAGIEFVELKVGIDGISVITSPDNPLECMNFSDLYALIGPESEGIDNWSGAQELATELGSETELPDENLVITAPGEESGTFDSFIEIVIETAAEPRVEAGDITEDQAATVRSDYSSSANDNTIIEGVAAEPGGLGWVGFAFADQAEGVGLMPISEEPGGECVEPTPETIQDGSYPIARDLFIYVNKAKAEENAAVAAYVDFYLDGLAGFVEGADYIPLEDDAETVATWEDMTTGTQVEG from the coding sequence ATGCACCACCGAGTCCGCAAGGCCGGCGTGGCCGTCGCCGCCGCCGCCCTCCTGCTCAGCGCCGCCGCCTGCGGCAACGACAACACCGACGAGGCCGGCGGTGACACCGACGCCCAGGCCGACACCGAGGTGTCCGGCAGCGTCGCCGTCTCCGGCTCCTCGACCGTCGAGCCCATCTCGACCGCGGTCGCCGAGGCCTTCCGGGGCCAGAACTCCGAGGTCGACATCACCGTCGAGGGCCCCGGGACCGGCGACGGCTTCGAGCAGTTCTGCGGCGGCGAGACCGACATCTCCGATGCCTCCCGCCCGATCGCCGAGGACGAGATCGCCGCCTGCGAGGAGGCCGGCATCGAGTTCGTCGAGCTCAAGGTCGGCATCGACGGCATCAGCGTCATCACCTCGCCGGACAACCCGCTGGAGTGCATGAACTTCTCGGACCTGTACGCCCTGATCGGGCCGGAGTCCGAGGGCATCGACAACTGGTCGGGCGCCCAGGAGCTGGCCACCGAGCTGGGCTCGGAGACCGAGCTCCCGGACGAGAACCTGGTCATCACCGCGCCCGGTGAGGAGTCGGGCACCTTCGACAGCTTCATCGAGATCGTCATCGAGACCGCGGCCGAGCCGCGGGTCGAGGCGGGCGACATCACCGAGGACCAGGCCGCCACCGTGCGGAGCGACTACTCCTCGAGCGCCAACGACAACACCATCATCGAGGGCGTGGCCGCCGAGCCCGGTGGCCTGGGCTGGGTCGGGTTCGCCTTCGCCGACCAGGCCGAGGGCGTCGGGCTCATGCCCATCTCCGAGGAGCCCGGCGGCGAGTGCGTCGAGCCCACGCCGGAGACCATCCAGGACGGCAGCTACCCGATCGCCCGTGACCTGTTCATCTACGTGAACAAGGCCAAGGCCGAGGAGAACGCCGCCGTCGCCGCCTACGTGGACTTCTACCTGGACGGCCTGGCCGGCTTCGTCGAGGGGGCGGACTACATCCCCCTCGAGGACGACGCCGAGACGGTCGCCACCTGGGAGGACATGACCACGGGGACCCAGGTCGAGGGCTGA
- the pstC gene encoding phosphate ABC transporter permease subunit PstC, with the protein MTALPPEPRVTLADLSRQDGRTAVDRVVSRLLAGAGLLAIVISLLIIWTLTRDALAFLTDVDLSLLWGDVWSPRSGRYGIQAPLTGTLWVTLVGTMIAGPLGLGAAIYLSEYASSRVRRIVKPVIEVLASIPSVVVGVFAFRFIAPQITQRLFSGSPTLNLMVAGIGVGLLSIPLMASVSEDALRAVPAQLREASYGLGARKITTVTKVVVPAAISGLVAALILTISRAVGETMVVFLAAGGSPTTSSTPLESGITITSAMTGVLSGSDQQVGGTPYQSVFFLGLCLFFLTLVLNLVADRFVRRVRQTY; encoded by the coding sequence ATGACCGCTCTGCCCCCCGAACCCCGCGTCACCCTGGCGGACCTGAGCCGCCAGGACGGCCGCACCGCCGTCGACCGGGTCGTCTCCCGCCTCCTGGCCGGCGCCGGGCTGCTCGCCATCGTGATCAGCCTGCTGATCATCTGGACGCTGACCCGCGACGCCCTCGCCTTCCTCACCGACGTCGACCTGAGCCTGCTCTGGGGCGACGTCTGGAGCCCGCGCAGCGGTCGCTACGGGATCCAGGCCCCGCTGACCGGCACCCTGTGGGTGACGTTGGTGGGGACCATGATCGCCGGGCCGCTCGGCCTCGGCGCCGCGATCTACCTCTCCGAGTACGCCTCGTCGAGGGTCCGGCGCATCGTGAAGCCGGTGATCGAGGTGCTGGCCAGCATCCCGTCCGTGGTCGTCGGCGTGTTCGCCTTCCGCTTCATCGCCCCCCAGATCACCCAGCGCCTCTTCTCCGGCAGCCCGACCCTCAACCTCATGGTCGCCGGCATCGGTGTGGGGCTGCTCTCCATCCCGCTCATGGCCTCGGTCTCCGAGGACGCCCTGCGGGCCGTGCCGGCCCAGCTCCGCGAGGCCTCCTACGGCCTGGGCGCCCGCAAGATCACCACCGTCACCAAGGTGGTGGTGCCGGCCGCCATCTCCGGCCTGGTGGCCGCCCTCATCCTCACCATCTCCCGGGCCGTGGGCGAGACCATGGTGGTGTTCCTGGCCGCCGGCGGGAGCCCGACCACCTCCTCCACGCCGCTGGAGTCGGGCATCACCATCACCTCGGCCATGACCGGCGTGCTGAGCGGCAGCGACCAGCAGGTCGGCGGCACGCCCTACCAGTCCGTGTTCTTCCTCGGGCTGTGCCTCTTCTTCCTGACCCTCGTGCTGAACCTGGTGGCCGACCGGTTCGTGCGTCGGGTCCGCCAGACCTACTGA
- the pstA gene encoding phosphate ABC transporter permease PstA, translating to MTLIPADITRDVVEAKLRGQKADVAGAAFRYLLLACLGLVLAALMALLWNVSSVGVPYLADRGLVDFLSRYGSSQADIAGVYQALAGTIQMGIIIMVVAFPLGVATAVYMEEYASDTIFTRAVGVVIRNLAGVPAIVYGLLGAALFARGGLEGLTGRESLLSAGLTLSILVLPIVVITSAEALRSVPASLREGGFGAGATRWEVVRTLVLPNAFPGILTGTILSLARGLGEAAPLLLIGAKDFFSGGEFGDLTGNFTSLPYLIARWSKLPSTQGWPDNTQAAIVVTLVVILGINVVGILLRNHYEKRTR from the coding sequence ATGACCCTGATCCCCGCCGACATCACGCGCGACGTGGTCGAGGCCAAGCTGCGCGGCCAGAAGGCCGACGTGGCCGGCGCCGCGTTCCGGTACCTGCTCCTCGCCTGCCTCGGCCTGGTGCTGGCCGCGCTGATGGCGCTGCTCTGGAACGTGTCCAGCGTCGGCGTCCCCTACCTCGCCGACCGCGGCCTGGTGGACTTCCTGTCCCGCTACGGGTCCAGCCAGGCCGACATCGCCGGCGTGTACCAGGCCCTGGCCGGCACCATCCAGATGGGCATCATCATCATGGTGGTGGCCTTCCCGCTGGGCGTGGCGACCGCGGTGTACATGGAGGAGTACGCGAGCGACACCATCTTCACCCGGGCCGTCGGCGTGGTGATCCGCAACCTGGCCGGCGTCCCCGCCATCGTCTACGGCCTCCTCGGCGCCGCCCTCTTCGCCCGGGGCGGCCTCGAGGGCCTCACCGGCCGGGAGTCCCTCCTGTCGGCCGGGCTGACCCTGTCGATCCTGGTCCTCCCGATCGTCGTGATCACCTCGGCCGAGGCCCTGCGCTCGGTGCCCGCCTCGCTCCGCGAGGGTGGCTTCGGCGCCGGGGCCACCCGGTGGGAGGTGGTGCGCACCCTCGTGCTGCCCAACGCCTTCCCCGGCATCCTCACCGGCACGATCCTGTCGCTGGCCCGCGGCCTCGGCGAGGCCGCCCCGCTCCTCCTGATCGGGGCCAAGGACTTCTTCAGCGGGGGCGAGTTCGGGGACCTGACGGGCAACTTCACGTCCCTCCCGTACCTGATCGCCCGCTGGTCGAAGCTGCCCTCCACCCAGGGCTGGCCGGACAACACCCAGGCCGCCATCGTGGTGACCCTCGTGGTGATCCTCGGCATCAACGTGGTGGGCATCCTCCTCCGCAACCACTACGAGAAAAGGACCCGGTGA
- the pstB gene encoding phosphate ABC transporter ATP-binding protein PstB yields the protein MSQTPTPAGTTMPDHTSPEHAPAPDPVHHQGERPEGTVVFDVEDLAVYYGDFRAVRDVRIQVRQHEVTAFIGPSGCGKTTVLRCFNRMNDLIDIARVEGRLTYHGVDLYDAKVNPVEVRRRIGMVFQKPNPFPKSIYDNVAYGPRTAGLAKKGSALDDIVEQSLRRAALWDEVKDRLKASGLGLSGGQQQRLCIARALATDPEVILMDEPCSALDPIATGRIEDLMEEIKEQYTIIIVTHNMQQAARVSDRCAFFTTEVNEHSDTRTGLLVEYDATETMFSNPSDERTENYVTGRFG from the coding sequence ATGTCCCAGACCCCCACCCCCGCAGGGACCACGATGCCCGACCACACGAGCCCCGAGCACGCGCCGGCGCCGGACCCCGTCCACCACCAGGGCGAGCGCCCCGAGGGCACCGTCGTGTTCGACGTGGAGGACCTGGCCGTCTACTACGGCGACTTCCGCGCCGTGCGCGACGTCCGCATCCAGGTCCGCCAGCACGAGGTCACGGCCTTCATCGGCCCCTCCGGCTGCGGCAAGACCACCGTCCTGCGCTGCTTCAACCGCATGAACGACCTCATCGACATCGCCCGGGTGGAGGGTCGGCTCACCTACCACGGCGTCGACCTCTACGACGCCAAGGTGAACCCGGTCGAGGTCCGGCGCCGCATCGGCATGGTGTTCCAGAAGCCCAACCCGTTCCCGAAGTCGATCTACGACAACGTGGCCTACGGACCCCGCACCGCCGGGCTGGCCAAGAAGGGCAGCGCCCTCGACGACATCGTCGAGCAGAGCCTGCGCCGGGCCGCCCTGTGGGACGAGGTCAAGGACCGCCTCAAGGCCTCGGGCCTCGGGCTGTCCGGCGGTCAGCAGCAGCGCCTGTGCATCGCCCGGGCCCTGGCCACCGACCCCGAGGTCATCCTCATGGACGAGCCCTGCTCCGCCCTCGACCCCATCGCCACCGGGCGCATCGAGGACCTCATGGAGGAGATCAAGGAGCAGTACACGATCATCATCGTCACCCACAACATGCAGCAGGCGGCGCGCGTCAGCGACCGCTGCGCCTTCTTCACCACCGAGGTGAACGAGCACAGCGACACCCGCACCGGCCTGCTCGTGGAGTACGACGCCACCGAGACCATGTTCTCCAACCCCTCCGACGAGCGGACCGAGAACTACGTCACCGGACGGTTCGGCTGA
- the phoU gene encoding phosphate signaling complex protein PhoU, protein MAELDGPVRQGFAAELEQLRLQVELMGVRVDENLERMREVLAHGDAEVARRAVAADDDIDAMNVSLTERCYDLLSRESPVAGDLRFVVSVLRVLSELERIGDLSLRVVKLVPDWELLRGNAATYDILVAMADAAVEQFRTALRAWSTQDLGLATELAEGHPMEGFTERFSREVIGIDGPDAVLCAVRTLVAGRSLDRIADHAAVIGARLRYLITGDPAHLTSEIR, encoded by the coding sequence GTGGCGGAGCTGGACGGACCGGTGCGGCAGGGCTTCGCCGCCGAGCTGGAGCAGCTCCGGCTCCAGGTGGAGCTGATGGGGGTCCGCGTCGACGAGAACCTCGAGCGCATGCGGGAGGTGCTGGCCCACGGCGACGCCGAGGTGGCCCGCCGGGCGGTGGCGGCCGACGACGACATCGACGCCATGAACGTCTCGCTCACCGAGCGCTGCTACGACCTCCTCTCGCGCGAGAGCCCGGTGGCCGGCGACCTCCGCTTCGTGGTGTCGGTCCTGCGGGTGCTGTCCGAGCTGGAGCGCATCGGCGACCTGTCCCTGCGGGTGGTGAAGCTGGTCCCGGACTGGGAGCTGCTGCGCGGCAACGCCGCCACCTACGACATCCTCGTGGCCATGGCCGACGCCGCGGTCGAGCAGTTCCGCACCGCCCTGCGGGCCTGGTCGACCCAGGACCTGGGGCTGGCCACCGAGCTGGCCGAGGGCCACCCGATGGAGGGCTTCACCGAGCGCTTCAGCCGGGAGGTGATCGGCATCGACGGTCCCGATGCGGTCCTCTGCGCGGTGCGTACGCTGGTGGCCGGCCGGTCCCTCGACCGCATCGCGGACCACGCCGCGGTGATCGGGGCCCGGCTCCGCTACCTCATCACCGGGGACCCCGCCCACCTGACGTCGGAGATCCGGTGA
- the phoU gene encoding phosphate signaling complex protein PhoU gives MTDIPGDQMETRRTYHQQLEDIQADIVRMAALVTEGVPRTTQVLLDHDLGGAQEIIDGDDPLDALAVETEERCYTVFALQQPLASDLRGLITAVRMVAEIERSGDLVVNIAKGTRRIYGTEYTPRLRGLISRMGEEAARLFRLAIDSYAEGDAAMAAALDDLDDRLDDLHQDYIAEIFEASAAGVIEVQAAVQLALIGRYYERIGDHAVNIGERVRYMVTGWLPEQTGAAREAARQRAADESEPPPLRSDEGV, from the coding sequence ATGACCGACATCCCGGGGGACCAGATGGAGACGCGGCGGACCTACCACCAGCAGCTGGAGGACATCCAGGCCGACATCGTGCGCATGGCCGCGCTCGTCACCGAGGGGGTGCCTCGCACCACCCAGGTGCTGCTCGACCACGACCTCGGCGGGGCCCAGGAGATCATCGACGGCGACGACCCGCTCGACGCCCTGGCGGTCGAGACCGAGGAGCGCTGCTACACCGTCTTCGCCCTCCAGCAGCCGCTGGCCAGCGACCTGCGGGGCCTCATCACCGCGGTGCGCATGGTGGCCGAGATCGAGCGCAGCGGCGACCTGGTGGTGAACATCGCCAAGGGCACCCGCCGGATCTACGGCACCGAGTACACCCCGCGGCTCCGCGGCCTCATCAGCCGCATGGGCGAGGAGGCGGCCCGCCTGTTCCGCCTGGCGATCGACTCCTACGCCGAGGGCGACGCGGCCATGGCGGCGGCCCTCGACGACCTCGACGACCGCCTCGACGACCTCCACCAGGACTACATCGCCGAGATCTTCGAGGCCTCCGCGGCCGGGGTCATCGAGGTGCAGGCGGCGGTGCAGCTGGCCCTCATCGGGCGCTACTACGAGCGCATCGGCGACCACGCCGTCAACATCGGCGAGCGGGTCCGGTACATGGTCACGGGCTGGCTGCCGGAGCAGACCGGCGCAGCCCGGGAGGCGGCCCGCCAGCGCGCCGCCGACGAGTCCGAGCCGCCCCCGCTGCGGAGCGACGAGGGGGTCTGA
- the surE gene encoding 5'/3'-nucleotidase SurE, with protein sequence MRVLVTNDDGIEAPGLHALAAALDRAGYQVLVAAPDRDHSGYSAALGDVGGDPHLRIAEARIPGVEHIPAWSVAGPPALCVLSARLGGFGEAPDIVVSGINPGNNTGRAVLHSGTVGAALTGANLGITGVAVSVAVTPEPRFDTAAAVAVAALGWAATAPTRTVLNVNVPAVDLAALGGTRWAALAPFGTVRSTLDPSGPGRLTMTLVETNVELPPDSDTALVGAGYVAVTCLSGIRQAEWQPVAADVDRRLAATQRRHRPATGETA encoded by the coding sequence GTGCGCGTGCTCGTCACCAACGACGACGGGATCGAGGCCCCGGGCCTCCACGCCCTGGCCGCCGCCCTCGACCGCGCCGGCTACCAGGTGCTGGTGGCCGCCCCCGACCGGGACCACAGCGGCTACTCCGCCGCCCTGGGCGACGTCGGCGGCGACCCCCACCTGCGGATCGCCGAGGCCCGCATCCCCGGCGTCGAGCACATCCCGGCGTGGAGCGTCGCCGGCCCACCGGCCCTCTGCGTGCTGTCGGCCCGCCTGGGCGGCTTCGGCGAGGCGCCCGACATCGTCGTGTCCGGCATCAACCCCGGCAACAACACGGGCCGGGCCGTGCTCCACTCGGGCACCGTGGGCGCCGCCCTCACCGGCGCCAACCTGGGGATCACGGGCGTGGCCGTGAGCGTGGCCGTCACCCCCGAGCCCCGCTTCGACACCGCCGCCGCGGTCGCGGTGGCGGCGCTGGGGTGGGCGGCCACCGCCCCCACCCGCACCGTGCTCAACGTCAACGTGCCCGCGGTCGACCTCGCCGCCCTGGGGGGCACCCGGTGGGCCGCGCTCGCCCCGTTCGGCACCGTCCGCTCCACCCTCGACCCGAGCGGCCCGGGTCGGCTCACCATGACCCTGGTGGAGACCAACGTCGAGCTCCCGCCGGACTCCGACACCGCCCTCGTGGGGGCCGGCTACGTGGCGGTCACCTGCCTGAGCGGCATCCGCCAGGCCGAGTGGCAGCCGGTGGCCGCGGATGTCGACCGGCGCCTGGCCGCGACCCAGCGGCGTCACCGACCGGCGACCGGGGAGACGGCCTGA
- a CDS encoding sensor histidine kinase, with product MALLLGALVVTLAGVAVLLAVRVQALGREVGRVAPLERERAEARDREEAAREALARVQQALDALPPAVVVVDAAGRVVARNRASVDDDGGRHGAALVSGAVEELLEAALRGEPGERQLDLFGPPRRTVEVRARPLPDGALVVTEDVTEARRVEAMRRDFVANLSHELKTPVGAIGLLAETLLAEPDPEVAERLAERVVNESFRVSRTIDDLLELSRIEAGADAVQEAVPVHLVLEEAADRLRPAAEQRGIDLRVEEVSPRVRALGDRRQLVSAVANLLDNAIKYSDPSTAVELRARADGDRVSIDIEDHGLGIPARDLERVFERFYRVDRARSRETGGTGLGLAIVRHVVANHEGEVTVESVEGEGSTFTIAVPAGPGPHPVSDVAESRPVPRRTA from the coding sequence GTGGCCCTCCTGCTGGGTGCGCTCGTCGTCACCCTGGCCGGCGTCGCCGTGCTCCTCGCCGTCCGGGTCCAGGCCCTGGGGCGGGAGGTCGGGCGCGTCGCCCCGCTGGAGCGGGAGCGGGCCGAGGCACGCGACCGGGAGGAGGCGGCCCGCGAGGCCTTGGCCCGGGTCCAGCAGGCCCTCGACGCCCTGCCCCCGGCGGTGGTCGTGGTCGACGCGGCCGGTCGGGTCGTGGCCCGCAACCGGGCCTCGGTCGACGACGACGGCGGCCGCCACGGGGCCGCCCTCGTCAGCGGCGCGGTGGAGGAGCTGCTGGAGGCCGCCCTCCGGGGCGAGCCCGGCGAGCGCCAGCTCGACCTCTTCGGCCCGCCCCGCCGCACCGTCGAGGTCCGGGCCCGCCCGCTGCCCGACGGCGCCCTCGTGGTCACCGAGGACGTCACCGAGGCCCGCCGGGTCGAGGCCATGCGGCGCGACTTCGTGGCCAACCTGAGCCACGAGCTGAAGACGCCCGTCGGCGCCATCGGGCTCCTGGCCGAGACGCTGCTCGCCGAGCCCGACCCCGAGGTGGCCGAGCGGCTGGCCGAGCGGGTCGTCAACGAGTCGTTCCGGGTCAGCCGCACCATCGACGACCTGCTCGAGCTCAGCCGCATCGAGGCCGGTGCCGACGCCGTGCAGGAGGCGGTGCCCGTCCACCTCGTCCTGGAGGAGGCGGCCGACCGCCTGCGCCCGGCGGCCGAGCAGCGGGGCATCGACCTCCGGGTCGAGGAGGTCTCCCCGCGGGTCCGGGCCCTTGGCGACCGGCGCCAGCTGGTCTCGGCCGTCGCCAACCTGCTCGACAACGCCATCAAGTACTCCGACCCCTCCACCGCCGTCGAGCTCCGGGCCCGGGCCGACGGCGACCGGGTCTCCATCGACATCGAGGACCACGGGCTCGGGATCCCGGCCCGGGACCTGGAGCGGGTGTTCGAGCGCTTCTACCGGGTCGACCGGGCCCGCAGCCGGGAGACCGGGGGCACCGGACTGGGCCTCGCCATCGTCCGCCACGTGGTGGCCAACCACGAGGGCGAGGTCACCGTGGAGTCCGTCGAGGGCGAGGGCTCCACCTTCACCATCGCCGTGCCCGCCGGCCCCGGCCCCCACCCCGTCAGCGACGTGGCCGAGAGCCGGCCCGTCCCCAGGAGGACCGCATGA
- a CDS encoding response regulator transcription factor has protein sequence MSSSPTVLVVEDEDSFVEALTVGLGREGFRVQVAKDGAQALDLFDAVDPDLVLLDVMLPKVSGIDVCRELRSRSQVPIIMVTAKGAEIDTVVGLEVGADDYVTKPYRMRELVARMRAVMRRSPNGETPAPPADGGEVLQVGEVVLDPERHEVRIRGEEVALPLKEFELLALLLAHAGRVLTRDTLIDRIWGHDYVGDTKTLDVHIKRLRAKVEPDPGNPASIITIRGLGYKYAT, from the coding sequence ATGAGCTCATCGCCCACCGTGCTGGTGGTGGAGGACGAGGACTCCTTCGTCGAGGCCCTCACCGTCGGCCTCGGCCGCGAGGGCTTCCGGGTCCAGGTGGCCAAGGACGGGGCCCAGGCCCTCGACCTCTTCGACGCCGTCGACCCCGACCTGGTCCTGCTCGACGTGATGCTGCCCAAGGTGTCGGGCATCGACGTGTGCCGCGAGCTCCGCTCCCGCTCGCAGGTGCCCATCATCATGGTGACGGCCAAGGGCGCCGAGATCGACACCGTCGTCGGCCTCGAGGTGGGCGCCGACGACTACGTCACCAAGCCCTACCGGATGCGCGAGCTGGTGGCCCGCATGCGGGCCGTCATGCGGCGCTCGCCCAACGGCGAGACCCCCGCCCCGCCCGCCGACGGCGGCGAGGTGCTCCAGGTCGGGGAGGTCGTGCTCGACCCCGAGCGCCACGAGGTCCGCATCCGGGGCGAGGAGGTCGCCCTGCCGCTGAAGGAGTTCGAGCTGCTCGCCCTCCTGCTGGCCCACGCCGGGCGGGTGCTCACCCGCGACACCCTCATCGACCGGATCTGGGGCCACGACTACGTGGGCGACACCAAGACCCTCGACGTCCACATCAAGCGCCTCCGCGCCAAGGTCGAGCCCGACCCGGGCAACCCGGCGTCGATCATCACGATCCGCGGCCTCGGCTACAAGTACGCGACCTGA